Below is a window of Campylobacter canadensis DNA.
AAAAACTTCAAATGAATTTTATTTTTCTTTCAAATAAAAAAGGAAAGAAAATGATAAAAATTAACAATTTAAAAAAGTTTTACGGTAAAACTTGTGTTATAAACGATGTTTCATTGCAAATTAACAAAGGCGATATTTATGCAATCGTAGGACACAGTGGAGCTGGCAAAAGCACTTTACTTCGTTGTATTAACGGGCTTGAAAGTTACCAAGAAGGTAGCTTAAAAGTCTTTAATCAAGAAGTAAAAGATTTAAAAGAAAGAGATTTAAGAAAATTAAGAACAAAGGTTGGAATGATTTTTCAACATTTTGCACTAGAAAGTAGAAAAACAGCTTATGAAAATATCGCAATGCCTTTGCTTTTGCAAAATAAAAGTAAGGATTTTATAAAGCAAAGAGTTTTTACACTTTTAGATTTAGTTGGCTTAGAAAATAAAGCCTATTCCTATCCAAAAGAGCTTAGCGGTGGGCAAAAACAAAGAGTTGCTATAGCAAGAGCCTTAGCCTTAAATCCTGAAATTATTTTAAGCGATGAAGCAACAAGTGCGCTTGACCCATCAACAACAAATCAAATTCTTGATTTATTAAAGCAAATTAACAAAGAATTAAACATAAGTGTGGTTTTAGTAACTCACGAAATGGAGGCAGTAAAAAGAATAGCAAATAAAGCTTGTTTGCTAAATGGCGGCAATATCATTGCTAATTCTTGTGTAAATGATATCTTCTTAAAACCTAGCAAAAAAATGAAAGAATTTTTAAGCGAAGATGAGCATTTGCCTAAAGGTGGAGTAAATATTAAGCTTATTTTTCCCGATGATGTAGCAAATAAAAGCATTATTTCTCAAATGGCAAGAGAGTTAAATATTGATTTTTCAATAGTTTGGGGAAAAATTGAATTAATAAACGA
It encodes the following:
- a CDS encoding methionine ABC transporter ATP-binding protein: MIKINNLKKFYGKTCVINDVSLQINKGDIYAIVGHSGAGKSTLLRCINGLESYQEGSLKVFNQEVKDLKERDLRKLRTKVGMIFQHFALESRKTAYENIAMPLLLQNKSKDFIKQRVFTLLDLVGLENKAYSYPKELSGGQKQRVAIARALALNPEIILSDEATSALDPSTTNQILDLLKQINKELNISVVLVTHEMEAVKRIANKACLLNGGNIIANSCVNDIFLKPSKKMKEFLSEDEHLPKGGVNIKLIFPDDVANKSIISQMARELNIDFSIVWGKIELINEKAVGTLIINTQKANQDLITNFVSKCAINWELCDE